The following proteins come from a genomic window of Daphnia carinata strain CSIRO-1 chromosome 6, CSIRO_AGI_Dcar_HiC_V3, whole genome shotgun sequence:
- the LOC130690204 gene encoding brefeldin A-inhibited guanine nucleotide-exchange protein 2-like isoform X5: protein MRILSGDLSKMFIVKGLEKILADKDVKRSHLAQLRKACETALEDIQEELKHEETEKSTGSTSAALPLPRNYSANVINAEKHYLPFELACQCSVPRVVVIALDCLQKLIAYGHLSGTSLDPHNPQRRLIDRVVATICACFTGTPTEESVQLQIIKALLTVVTSQHVEIHEGTLLLAVRTCYNIYLASKNLINQTTAKATLTQMLNVIFMRMENQAIEEETTFSNPENHVEPADVLKREAKLEALEIVSIIVDDIIATAVNDASTEKEIEGDTQSEGGQSNGGPTPSIVSVSSSSLPRVPSQDSVDTIGGTSSSGGDLEPIGTSNSFSHVLQKDAYLVFRSLCRLAMKPLPDGIPDPKSHELRSKLLSLQLLLSVVQNAGPVFREHPVFLSVVRQCLCVALSRDGASSVTEVAELSLALFLALLNNFKAQLKKQIEVFFREIFLNILENPGSTFDHHWLVMQALTRICADAQSVVDLYVNYDCDLSAANIFERLVNVLSKIAQGRHVVDLRTTPIQEKALRIKGLECLVTILKCMVEWSRELYVNPNAHSNIDAEKMKENNTEENEGHGYVNGTLTTPKQFEAIKQQKEIWEQGIVMFNRKPRRGLQYLQSQKLLGEEAVDVARFLVTEERLDKTVVGDFLGDPDKFNKEVMYAYVDQLDFNEKDFVSALRHFLEGFRLPGEAQKIDRLMEKFAARYCECNSSLRLFASADAPYVLAYSIIMLTTDLHSPQVKNKMTKEQFIKNNRGINDSKDLPEEYLSQIYDEIAGNEIKMKAHSSSALGNKVSKPGVANEKKRRLLWNMEMEALSSTARQLMESVSHVHSPFTSATHSEHVRPMFKVAWTPFLASFSVGLQDCDDLEVSTLCLDGIRCAIRIACIFHMALERDAFIQALARFTLLTANSPITEIKSKNIDTIKTLITVAHTDGNYLGHSWLDILKCISQLELAQLIGTGVRPQFITGTPTTPTGGNLTGNNLNLNLVAMNLNLNLPGISTSGSNLHLSDLPSVSINSLEPSVKESIGETISQSVVVAVDRIFTGSTRLDGNAIVDFVRALCQISLEELAHTTQPRMFSLQKIVEISYYNMGRIRLQWSRIWEVLGDHFNKVGTSSNENIAFFAVDSLRQLAMKFIEKGELANFRFQKDFLRPFEHIMKRNRSPTIRDMVVRCVTQMVHSQSDNIKSGWKNIFCVFLLAASDTDEAIVELAFQTINKVVTELYVTNMSAMIDSFQDCVKCLSEFACNPLYPDTNMEAIRLIRLCGRHVADQPALFRDGGAQLADEMVNSQLTSAVTNLGLIPEEERLWVRGWFPILFELSCIIGRCKLDVRTRALTVLFEMAKQYGSTFRSHWWKDLFKVIFRIFNQSKLPDQLSEKSDWLTTTCNHALYAMVDVITQYFDLIGSLLMDDFIAQLLWCVTQENEQLARSGVNCLENLVISNGPKLGDDSWLRICGCVDDIFHLTLPDALLTWSPHSAPTEADNGLKDTQRLFNGLLVQCQVQLELIHTIDNIVFFPSTTRKEDADLLASAKSISASQRDLDLDQGMFQFMSTEHLLLMVDCLAKSHNFARQFNTNSTQRNVLWKAGFRGSVRPNLLKQETQSLACAMRILFRLYHDEGRQNEWTMVADKLTHLGKDALEYYVTLETESHRDAWSPLMLLFLWKINQLSDEKFKTHVSSWHQLLCELVSFELKPELRSLLRKIFLKVGQVFRVVAAAP, encoded by the exons ATGCGCATCCTTTCCGGGGATCTCAGCAAAATGTTTATTGTTAAAGGTTTGGAAAAGATTCTCGCCGACAAGGATGTCAAACGAAGCCATTTGGCTCAGTTGAGAAAAGCTTGTGAAACTGCACTTG AGGACATACAAGAGGAATTAAAACATGAAGAAACTGAGAAGAGCACAGGTAGCACTTCAGCTGCTCTTCCACTCCCCCGAAATTATTCTGCAAATGTTATCAATGCAGAAAAGCATTACTTGCCTTTTGAATTAGCTTGCCAATGCTCAGTTCCAAGGGTTGTTGTAATTGCATTAGATTGCTTGCAG aaacttATTGCATATGGCCATCTGAGTGGAACATCTCTTGATCCACATAATCCACAGCGGAGACTCATAGACAGGGTTGTTGCAACTATATGCGCCTGCTTCACAGGGACACCTACAGAAGAAAGTGTTCAATTGCAAATTATTAAA GCCTTATTAACAGTAGTCACATCTCAACATGTGGAAATCCATGAAGGGACCCTACTTCTGGCTGTCCGAACCTGCTACAACATTTATCTGGCTagcaaaaatttaattaatcaAACAACAGCCAAGGCAACATTAACACAAATGTTAAATGTCATTTTCATGAGAATGGAAAATCAGGCT attgaagaagaaacaacATTCTCAAATCCGGAAAACCACGTTGAACCTGCTGACGTACTGAAAAGGGAAGCTAAACTAGAAGCCCTCGAAATAGTTTCCATAATTGTTGATGACATCATTGCAACAGCTGTCAAtg ATGCGagtacagaaaaagaaattgaaggtGACACTCAAAGTGAAGGGGGGCAAAGCAACGGTGGACCTACACCTTCGATCGTTTCCGTCTCTTCGTCATCGCTGCCTCGAGTACCCTCGCAAGATAGTGTTGACACAATTGGTGGAACCAGTTCCAGTGGTGGTGATTTAGAACCAATTGGAACTTCCAATAGTTTCTCGCATGTATTACAAAAAGACGCTTACCTGGTTTTCCGTTCGCTATGTCGACTGGCCATGAAACCTCTGCCCGATGGCATTCCAGATCCGAA ATCTCACGAGCTGCGATCCAAGCTCTTGTCTCTGCAGCTTCTCTTATCTGTGGTGCAAAATGCCGGTCCTGTTTTCCGAGAGCaccccgtttttctttccgtaGTCCGGCAGTGCCTATGCGTAGCTCTAAGCCGTGACGGAGCCTCTAGCGTTACCGAAGTGGCTGAGCTTTCTTTAGCTCTCTTCCTGGCTTTACTAAACAACTTTAAAGcccaacttaaaaaacaaatagag GTATTTTTCCGCGAAATTTTTCTGAATATTCTTGAAAATCCTGGTTCAACGTTTGATCACCATTGGTTAGTAATGCAAGCCTTAACGCGCATTTGTGCTGATGCGCAGAGCGTGGTAGACCTATATGTTAACTATGATTGCGATCTGTCGGCCGCCAACATCTTTGAGCGATTGGTTAATGTGCTTTCGAAGATCGCACAAGGGCGGCACGTCGTTGACTTGAGGACGACGCCAATACAAGAAAAGGCTTTGCGCATAAAAGGCCTCGAATGTCTTGTGACGATATTGAAATGTATGGTTGAATGGAGTCGTGAGCTCTACGTCAATCCTAATGCGCATTCTAATATTG atGCCGAGAAGATGAAGGAGAACAATACCGAAGAAAATGAAGGCCATGGCTACGTGAATGGCACATTGACAACACCGAAACAGTTTGAAGccattaaacaacaaaaggagATATGGGAACAGGGGATTGTGAT GTTCAATCGAAAGCCCAGGAGAGGGTTGCAATACTTGCAGTCGCAAAAACTTCTTGGAGAAGAAGCAGTTGATGTTGCTCGATTCTTGGTGACGGAAGAGCGCTTGGATAAAACAGTGGTTGGCGACTTTCTTGGTGATCCGGACAAGTTTAATAAGGAAGTTATGTACGCTTACGTTGACCAACTGGATTTCAACGAAAAAGATTTCGTCAGCGCCCTCCGTCATTTCTTGGAAGGTTTTCGACTTCCTGGTGAAGCGCAAAAGATTGATCGGCTTATGGAAAAGTTTGCCGCTCGCTACTGTGAATGCAATTCAAG TCTTAGACTTTTCGCTAGCGCTGATGCTCCTTATGTGCTAGCATATTCAATCATAATGCTAACAACAGACCTTCATTCACCCCAAGTTAAGAACAAGATGACTAAAGAACAATTCATCAAAAACAATCGAGGCATCAACGATTCAAAG GATCTTCCCGAAGAATACCTCAGCCAGATTTACGATGAGATTGCTGGAAATGAGATCAAGATGAAGGCACATTCGTCTAGTGCTTTAGGCAACAAAGTCAGCAAACCAG GAGtagcgaatgaaaaaaaacggcgCCTCCTCTGGAACATGGAAATGGAAGCTTTGTCGTCAACAGCCCGGCAACTAATGGAATCTGTGAGTCACGTGCATTCACCGTTCACATCGGCCACGCACTCGGAACACGTTCGACCCATGTTCAAAGTGGCATGGACACCTTTCCTTGCTTCGTTCAGTGTTGGTCTTCAAGACTGTGACGATCTGGAAGTGTCTACCCTCTGTCTAGACGGCATCCGCTGCGCTATCCGCATAGCGTGTATTTTCCATATGGCTTTAGAACGGGACGCTTTCATACAAGCCCTGGCACGATTCACACTGCTAACAGCCAACTCGCCGATCACCGAGATAAAATCAAAGAATATTGACACGATCAAGACACTTATCACTGTTGCGCATACGGACGGCAACTACTTGGGTCACTCATGGCTCGACATCCTCAAATGTATCAGCCAGCTAGAGTTGGCCCAGCTAATTGGTACTGGTGTTCGTCCGCAGTTTATTACCGGAACTCCAACTACCCCAACAGGTGGCAATTTAACCG GCAACAATTTGAATCTGAATTTGGTCGCGATGaacttgaatttgaatttgccagGTATCTCCACTTCGGGCAGTAATCTACATCTTTCTGACTTACCTAGTGTCAGTATCAACTCGCTCGAAC CCAGTGTCAAAGAGTCAATCGGAGAAACCATTTCCCAAAGTGTGGTGGTTGCAGTTGATCGGATCTTTACAGGTTCCACTAGATTGGATGGAAACGCGATCGTCGACTTCGTCCGCGCCCTATGCCAG ATCTCGCTAGAGGAGTTGGCTCACACAACTCAACCTCGTATGTTCAGTTTGCAGAAGATCGTTGAAATCTCCTATTACAACATGGGACGCATTCGTCTGCAATGGTCGCGTATTTGGGAGGTCCTGGGCGATCACTTCAATAAAGTGGGCACGAGTAGCAACGAGAACATCGCTTTCTTCGCAGTCGACTCACTGCGGCAACTAGCAATGAAATTCATCGAGAAAGGAGAGCTGGCAAATTTCCGATtccaaaaagattttctgaGACCATTCGAACACATCATGAAACGTAATCGTTCACCCACGATTCGTGATATGGTAGTTCGTTGTGTCACGCAGATGGTACACAGTCAATCAGACAATATCAAGTCAGGATGGAAGAATATATTCTGCGTCTTTCTACTGG CTGCATCGGACACTGACGAAGCAATTGTAGAACTTGCTTTCCAGACTATAAACAAAGTAGTTACAGAACTTTATGTGACTAACATGTCGGCAATGATCGATAGCTTTCAG GATTGCGTCAAGTGCCTAAGTGAATTCGCCTGCAATCCACTTTATCCAGATACCAATATGGAGGCTATTCGCCTCATAAGGCTGTGCGGGCGACACGTTGCTGATCAACCAGCTCTGTTCCGTGATGGAG gGGCTCAACTTGCTGATGAAATGGTCAACAGCCAATTGACCTCTGCTGTAACCAACTTAGGCTTAATTCCAGAAGAGGAACGTCTATGGGTTCGTGGTTGGTTTCCGATTTTGTTCGAGTTAAGCTGTATTATCGGACGTTGCAAACTGGACGTGCGTACTCGTGCTCTTACGGTTCTCTTCGAAATGGCTAAGCAATATGGCTCAACGTTTCGATCCCACTGGTGGAAGGATCTGTTTAAAGTTATATTTCGAATCTTCAATCAATCGAAATTGCCGGATCAGTTGTCCGAAAAATCTGACTGGTTAACTACTACATGCAATCATGCTCTGTATGCCATGGTTGATGTTATCACGCagtattttgatttgattggtTCTCTGCTAATGGATGATTTTATCGCCCAGCTGTTATG GTGTGTAACCCAGGAAAATGAGCAACTTGCGCGCTCTGGTGTGAATTGCTTAGAAAATCTTGTAATTAGCAATGGTCCAAAACTAGGAGATGATTCCTGGTTACGCATCTGCGGCTGCGTTGATGATATATTCCATCTGACATTACCTGATGCACTATTGACGTGGAGTCCCCATTCGGCGCCTACCGAGGCGGACAATGGACTTAAAGATACACAGCGGCTCTTTAATGGGCTATTAGTCCAGTGTCAAGTACAGTTAGAATTAATCCACACCATCGACAACATAGTCTTTTTCCCATCGACGACCCGTAAAGAGGATGCGGACTTGCTTGCCTCTGCTAAAAGCATTTCGGCTAGCCAAAGAGATCTTGATCTCG aCCAAGGAATGTTTCAATTCATGTCGACGGAGCACCTGTTACTCATGGTTGATTGTCTGGCGAAATCACATAATTTTGCACGGCAGTTCAACACCAATTCAACACAGAGAAACGTTTTATGGAAAGCGGGTTTCCGAGGATCTGTCCGACCAAACCTACTAAAACAAGAAACACAAAGTCTTGCTTGTGCAATGCGAATCCTTTTCCGTCTTTACCACGACGAAGGGCGACAAAATGAATGGACTATGGTCGCGGATAAGCTAACACATTTGGGAAAGGACGCCCTGGAGTACTACGTTACTCTCGAGACTGAGAGTCATCGAGATGCGTGGTCGCCCCTCatgcttcttttcctttggaaGATTAATCAACTGTCAGACGAAAAG tttaaaacGCACGTTAGCAGTTGGCATCAACTTCTTTGTGAGCTGGTATCTTTCGAACTGAAACCAGAACTGCGTTCATTGCttagaaaaatttttctcaaaGTTGGTCAAGTATTCCGAGTCGTTGCTGCTGCTCCATGA
- the LOC130690204 gene encoding brefeldin A-inhibited guanine nucleotide-exchange protein 2-like isoform X2, whose product MRILSGDLSKMFIVKGLEKILADKDVKRSHLAQLRKACETALEDIQEELKHEETEKSTGSTSAALPLPRNYSANVINAEKHYLPFELACQCSVPRVVVIALDCLQKLIAYGHLSGTSLDPHNPQRRLIDRVVATICACFTGTPTEESVQLQIIKALLTVVTSQHVEIHEGTLLLAVRTCYNIYLASKNLINQTTAKATLTQMLNVIFMRMENQAIEEETTFSNPENHVEPADVLKREAKLEALEIVSIIVDDIIATAVNDASTEKEIEGDTQSEGGQSNGGPTPSIVSVSSSSLPRVPSQDSVDTIGGTSSSGGDLEPIGTSNSFSHVLQKDAYLVFRSLCRLAMKPLPDGIPDPKSHELRSKLLSLQLLLSVVQNAGPVFREHPVFLSVVRQCLCVALSRDGASSVTEVAELSLALFLALLNNFKAQLKKQIEVFFREIFLNILENPGSTFDHHWLVMQALTRICADAQSVVDLYVNYDCDLSAANIFERLVNVLSKIAQGRHVVDLRTTPIQEKALRIKGLECLVTILKCMVEWSRELYVNPNAHSNIGTYFLKNILSKLLLLMHFCLLDAEKMKENNTEENEGHGYVNGTLTTPKQFEAIKQQKEIWEQGIVMFNRKPRRGLQYLQSQKLLGEEAVDVARFLVTEERLDKTVVGDFLGDPDKFNKEVMYAYVDQLDFNEKDFVSALRHFLEGFRLPGEAQKIDRLMEKFAARYCECNSSLRLFASADAPYVLAYSIIMLTTDLHSPQVKNKMTKEQFIKNNRGINDSKDLPEEYLSQIYDEIAGNEIKMKAHSSSALGNKVSKPGVANEKKRRLLWNMEMEALSSTARQLMESVSHVHSPFTSATHSEHVRPMFKVAWTPFLASFSVGLQDCDDLEVSTLCLDGIRCAIRIACIFHMALERDAFIQALARFTLLTANSPITEIKSKNIDTIKTLITVAHTDGNYLGHSWLDILKCISQLELAQLIGTGVRPQFITGTPTTPTGGNLTGNNLNLNLVAMNLNLNLPGISTSGSNLHLSDLPSVSINSLEPSVKESIGETISQSVVVAVDRIFTGSTRLDGNAIVDFVRALCQISLEELAHTTQPRMFSLQKIVEISYYNMGRIRLQWSRIWEVLGDHFNKVGTSSNENIAFFAVDSLRQLAMKFIEKGELANFRFQKDFLRPFEHIMKRNRSPTIRDMVVRCVTQMVHSQSDNIKSGWKNIFCVFLLAASDTDEAIVELAFQTINKVVTELYVTNMSAMIDSFQDCVKCLSEFACNPLYPDTNMEAIRLIRLCGRHVADQPALFRDGGAQLADEMVNSQLTSAVTNLGLIPEEERLWVRGWFPILFELSCIIGRCKLDVRTRALTVLFEMAKQYGSTFRSHWWKDLFKVIFRIFNQSKLPDQLSEKSDWLTTTCNHALYAMVDVITQYFDLIGSLLMDDFIAQLLWCVTQENEQLARSGVNCLENLVISNGPKLGDDSWLRICGCVDDIFHLTLPDALLTWSPHSAPTEADNGLKDTQRLFNGLLVQCQVQLELIHTIDNIVFFPSTTRKEDADLLASAKSISASQRDLDLDQGMFQFMSTEHLLLMVDCLAKSHNFARQFNTNSTQRNVLWKAGFRGSVRPNLLKQETQSLACAMRILFRLYHDEGRQNEWTMVADKLTHLGKDALEYYVTLETESHRDAWSPLMLLFLWKINQLSDEKFKTHVSSWHQLLCELVSFELKPELRSLLRKIFLKVGQVFRVVAAAP is encoded by the exons ATGCGCATCCTTTCCGGGGATCTCAGCAAAATGTTTATTGTTAAAGGTTTGGAAAAGATTCTCGCCGACAAGGATGTCAAACGAAGCCATTTGGCTCAGTTGAGAAAAGCTTGTGAAACTGCACTTG AGGACATACAAGAGGAATTAAAACATGAAGAAACTGAGAAGAGCACAGGTAGCACTTCAGCTGCTCTTCCACTCCCCCGAAATTATTCTGCAAATGTTATCAATGCAGAAAAGCATTACTTGCCTTTTGAATTAGCTTGCCAATGCTCAGTTCCAAGGGTTGTTGTAATTGCATTAGATTGCTTGCAG aaacttATTGCATATGGCCATCTGAGTGGAACATCTCTTGATCCACATAATCCACAGCGGAGACTCATAGACAGGGTTGTTGCAACTATATGCGCCTGCTTCACAGGGACACCTACAGAAGAAAGTGTTCAATTGCAAATTATTAAA GCCTTATTAACAGTAGTCACATCTCAACATGTGGAAATCCATGAAGGGACCCTACTTCTGGCTGTCCGAACCTGCTACAACATTTATCTGGCTagcaaaaatttaattaatcaAACAACAGCCAAGGCAACATTAACACAAATGTTAAATGTCATTTTCATGAGAATGGAAAATCAGGCT attgaagaagaaacaacATTCTCAAATCCGGAAAACCACGTTGAACCTGCTGACGTACTGAAAAGGGAAGCTAAACTAGAAGCCCTCGAAATAGTTTCCATAATTGTTGATGACATCATTGCAACAGCTGTCAAtg ATGCGagtacagaaaaagaaattgaaggtGACACTCAAAGTGAAGGGGGGCAAAGCAACGGTGGACCTACACCTTCGATCGTTTCCGTCTCTTCGTCATCGCTGCCTCGAGTACCCTCGCAAGATAGTGTTGACACAATTGGTGGAACCAGTTCCAGTGGTGGTGATTTAGAACCAATTGGAACTTCCAATAGTTTCTCGCATGTATTACAAAAAGACGCTTACCTGGTTTTCCGTTCGCTATGTCGACTGGCCATGAAACCTCTGCCCGATGGCATTCCAGATCCGAA ATCTCACGAGCTGCGATCCAAGCTCTTGTCTCTGCAGCTTCTCTTATCTGTGGTGCAAAATGCCGGTCCTGTTTTCCGAGAGCaccccgtttttctttccgtaGTCCGGCAGTGCCTATGCGTAGCTCTAAGCCGTGACGGAGCCTCTAGCGTTACCGAAGTGGCTGAGCTTTCTTTAGCTCTCTTCCTGGCTTTACTAAACAACTTTAAAGcccaacttaaaaaacaaatagag GTATTTTTCCGCGAAATTTTTCTGAATATTCTTGAAAATCCTGGTTCAACGTTTGATCACCATTGGTTAGTAATGCAAGCCTTAACGCGCATTTGTGCTGATGCGCAGAGCGTGGTAGACCTATATGTTAACTATGATTGCGATCTGTCGGCCGCCAACATCTTTGAGCGATTGGTTAATGTGCTTTCGAAGATCGCACAAGGGCGGCACGTCGTTGACTTGAGGACGACGCCAATACAAGAAAAGGCTTTGCGCATAAAAGGCCTCGAATGTCTTGTGACGATATTGAAATGTATGGTTGAATGGAGTCGTGAGCTCTACGTCAATCCTAATGCGCATTCTAATATTGGTacgtattttttaaagaatattctttcaaaattgttgcttttgatgcatttttgtttattagatGCCGAGAAGATGAAGGAGAACAATACCGAAGAAAATGAAGGCCATGGCTACGTGAATGGCACATTGACAACACCGAAACAGTTTGAAGccattaaacaacaaaaggagATATGGGAACAGGGGATTGTGAT GTTCAATCGAAAGCCCAGGAGAGGGTTGCAATACTTGCAGTCGCAAAAACTTCTTGGAGAAGAAGCAGTTGATGTTGCTCGATTCTTGGTGACGGAAGAGCGCTTGGATAAAACAGTGGTTGGCGACTTTCTTGGTGATCCGGACAAGTTTAATAAGGAAGTTATGTACGCTTACGTTGACCAACTGGATTTCAACGAAAAAGATTTCGTCAGCGCCCTCCGTCATTTCTTGGAAGGTTTTCGACTTCCTGGTGAAGCGCAAAAGATTGATCGGCTTATGGAAAAGTTTGCCGCTCGCTACTGTGAATGCAATTCAAG TCTTAGACTTTTCGCTAGCGCTGATGCTCCTTATGTGCTAGCATATTCAATCATAATGCTAACAACAGACCTTCATTCACCCCAAGTTAAGAACAAGATGACTAAAGAACAATTCATCAAAAACAATCGAGGCATCAACGATTCAAAG GATCTTCCCGAAGAATACCTCAGCCAGATTTACGATGAGATTGCTGGAAATGAGATCAAGATGAAGGCACATTCGTCTAGTGCTTTAGGCAACAAAGTCAGCAAACCAG GAGtagcgaatgaaaaaaaacggcgCCTCCTCTGGAACATGGAAATGGAAGCTTTGTCGTCAACAGCCCGGCAACTAATGGAATCTGTGAGTCACGTGCATTCACCGTTCACATCGGCCACGCACTCGGAACACGTTCGACCCATGTTCAAAGTGGCATGGACACCTTTCCTTGCTTCGTTCAGTGTTGGTCTTCAAGACTGTGACGATCTGGAAGTGTCTACCCTCTGTCTAGACGGCATCCGCTGCGCTATCCGCATAGCGTGTATTTTCCATATGGCTTTAGAACGGGACGCTTTCATACAAGCCCTGGCACGATTCACACTGCTAACAGCCAACTCGCCGATCACCGAGATAAAATCAAAGAATATTGACACGATCAAGACACTTATCACTGTTGCGCATACGGACGGCAACTACTTGGGTCACTCATGGCTCGACATCCTCAAATGTATCAGCCAGCTAGAGTTGGCCCAGCTAATTGGTACTGGTGTTCGTCCGCAGTTTATTACCGGAACTCCAACTACCCCAACAGGTGGCAATTTAACCG GCAACAATTTGAATCTGAATTTGGTCGCGATGaacttgaatttgaatttgccagGTATCTCCACTTCGGGCAGTAATCTACATCTTTCTGACTTACCTAGTGTCAGTATCAACTCGCTCGAAC CCAGTGTCAAAGAGTCAATCGGAGAAACCATTTCCCAAAGTGTGGTGGTTGCAGTTGATCGGATCTTTACAGGTTCCACTAGATTGGATGGAAACGCGATCGTCGACTTCGTCCGCGCCCTATGCCAG ATCTCGCTAGAGGAGTTGGCTCACACAACTCAACCTCGTATGTTCAGTTTGCAGAAGATCGTTGAAATCTCCTATTACAACATGGGACGCATTCGTCTGCAATGGTCGCGTATTTGGGAGGTCCTGGGCGATCACTTCAATAAAGTGGGCACGAGTAGCAACGAGAACATCGCTTTCTTCGCAGTCGACTCACTGCGGCAACTAGCAATGAAATTCATCGAGAAAGGAGAGCTGGCAAATTTCCGATtccaaaaagattttctgaGACCATTCGAACACATCATGAAACGTAATCGTTCACCCACGATTCGTGATATGGTAGTTCGTTGTGTCACGCAGATGGTACACAGTCAATCAGACAATATCAAGTCAGGATGGAAGAATATATTCTGCGTCTTTCTACTGG CTGCATCGGACACTGACGAAGCAATTGTAGAACTTGCTTTCCAGACTATAAACAAAGTAGTTACAGAACTTTATGTGACTAACATGTCGGCAATGATCGATAGCTTTCAG GATTGCGTCAAGTGCCTAAGTGAATTCGCCTGCAATCCACTTTATCCAGATACCAATATGGAGGCTATTCGCCTCATAAGGCTGTGCGGGCGACACGTTGCTGATCAACCAGCTCTGTTCCGTGATGGAG gGGCTCAACTTGCTGATGAAATGGTCAACAGCCAATTGACCTCTGCTGTAACCAACTTAGGCTTAATTCCAGAAGAGGAACGTCTATGGGTTCGTGGTTGGTTTCCGATTTTGTTCGAGTTAAGCTGTATTATCGGACGTTGCAAACTGGACGTGCGTACTCGTGCTCTTACGGTTCTCTTCGAAATGGCTAAGCAATATGGCTCAACGTTTCGATCCCACTGGTGGAAGGATCTGTTTAAAGTTATATTTCGAATCTTCAATCAATCGAAATTGCCGGATCAGTTGTCCGAAAAATCTGACTGGTTAACTACTACATGCAATCATGCTCTGTATGCCATGGTTGATGTTATCACGCagtattttgatttgattggtTCTCTGCTAATGGATGATTTTATCGCCCAGCTGTTATG GTGTGTAACCCAGGAAAATGAGCAACTTGCGCGCTCTGGTGTGAATTGCTTAGAAAATCTTGTAATTAGCAATGGTCCAAAACTAGGAGATGATTCCTGGTTACGCATCTGCGGCTGCGTTGATGATATATTCCATCTGACATTACCTGATGCACTATTGACGTGGAGTCCCCATTCGGCGCCTACCGAGGCGGACAATGGACTTAAAGATACACAGCGGCTCTTTAATGGGCTATTAGTCCAGTGTCAAGTACAGTTAGAATTAATCCACACCATCGACAACATAGTCTTTTTCCCATCGACGACCCGTAAAGAGGATGCGGACTTGCTTGCCTCTGCTAAAAGCATTTCGGCTAGCCAAAGAGATCTTGATCTCG aCCAAGGAATGTTTCAATTCATGTCGACGGAGCACCTGTTACTCATGGTTGATTGTCTGGCGAAATCACATAATTTTGCACGGCAGTTCAACACCAATTCAACACAGAGAAACGTTTTATGGAAAGCGGGTTTCCGAGGATCTGTCCGACCAAACCTACTAAAACAAGAAACACAAAGTCTTGCTTGTGCAATGCGAATCCTTTTCCGTCTTTACCACGACGAAGGGCGACAAAATGAATGGACTATGGTCGCGGATAAGCTAACACATTTGGGAAAGGACGCCCTGGAGTACTACGTTACTCTCGAGACTGAGAGTCATCGAGATGCGTGGTCGCCCCTCatgcttcttttcctttggaaGATTAATCAACTGTCAGACGAAAAG tttaaaacGCACGTTAGCAGTTGGCATCAACTTCTTTGTGAGCTGGTATCTTTCGAACTGAAACCAGAACTGCGTTCATTGCttagaaaaatttttctcaaaGTTGGTCAAGTATTCCGAGTCGTTGCTGCTGCTCCATGA